A genome region from Haloactinospora alba includes the following:
- the wrbA gene encoding NAD(P)H:quinone oxidoreductase, giving the protein MSVKVAVIYYSSTGHVHQLAREVEDGARQAGAEVRLRRAQELAPQSVIENEPDWYEHQQATTHIPEAELDDLLWADAYVFGSPTRYGNISSQLKQFLDTTGGLWFEGKLADKIVSGFTSSDEAHGGQETTITSMYHVFMHWGSIIVPLGYTNEAVSAAGGNPYGASSTHREKNPSKEELAVANYQGTRVAEVAARFLRGAQ; this is encoded by the coding sequence ATGTCAGTGAAAGTCGCGGTCATCTACTACAGCTCGACCGGGCACGTCCACCAGCTCGCGCGCGAGGTCGAGGACGGTGCGCGGCAGGCCGGGGCCGAGGTGCGGCTGCGCCGCGCGCAGGAGTTGGCCCCCCAGAGCGTGATCGAGAACGAGCCGGACTGGTACGAACACCAGCAGGCCACCACGCACATCCCCGAGGCCGAGCTGGACGACCTGCTGTGGGCCGACGCCTACGTGTTCGGCTCGCCCACCCGCTACGGCAACATCTCGTCCCAGCTGAAGCAGTTCCTGGACACAACCGGCGGCCTCTGGTTCGAGGGCAAGCTCGCGGACAAGATCGTCAGCGGTTTCACCAGCTCCGACGAGGCCCACGGCGGGCAGGAGACCACGATCACGAGCATGTACCACGTGTTCATGCACTGGGGGTCCATCATCGTCCCCCTCGGCTACACGAACGAGGCGGTCTCGGCGGCCGGCGGCAACCCCTACGGGGCGAGCAGCACCCACCGGGAGAAGAACCCCAGCAAGGAGGAGCTGGCCGTGGCCAACTACCAGGGGACCCGGGTGGCAGAGGTCGCCGCGCGGTTCCTCCGGGGCGCGCAGTGA
- a CDS encoding DMT family transporter, with protein sequence MSWLLLIGAIITEVLATTSMKMSEGFTRLWPSIGMVVGYVVALGLLTLTLRTLEVSTAYAMWSGLGTALVAVIGVFAFGETMDWTKLVGLALIIAGVMLLNLAGAH encoded by the coding sequence ATGAGCTGGCTGCTGTTGATCGGCGCGATCATCACCGAAGTGCTGGCGACGACCAGCATGAAGATGTCCGAGGGGTTCACCCGTCTGTGGCCCAGCATCGGCATGGTGGTCGGCTACGTCGTCGCCCTGGGGCTACTCACCCTGACCCTGCGCACCCTGGAGGTCAGTACCGCCTACGCCATGTGGTCGGGCCTGGGAACCGCGCTCGTGGCGGTCATCGGTGTGTTCGCCTTCGGTGAGACCATGGACTGGACGAAACTCGTCGGACTCGCACTGATCATCGCCGGAGTCATGCTGCTGAACCTCGCCGGGGCGCACTGA
- a CDS encoding DsbA family oxidoreductase has protein sequence MAPVDVAPGTIVMYGDLGCPWAHVALHRLYAARHRLGMQETVRFDIRPFPLELINDMATPKLILDAETPVAGGTEPEAGWQMWQGPAHDYPVTTVPAMEAVEVAKAQGLEASSGFDRALRRAFFGESRNIAMRHEVLAVAGSCELDVDAVRYGLVHGTARPYIEEQVPLCRGEAVQGSPTLFFPDGGPPVHNPGIELHWEGGVGVGFPVIDRDTPEIYDSLLPRALG, from the coding sequence ATGGCACCCGTCGACGTGGCTCCGGGAACCATCGTCATGTACGGCGACCTCGGCTGTCCGTGGGCGCACGTCGCGCTCCACCGGCTGTACGCGGCGCGTCACCGCTTGGGCATGCAGGAGACGGTGCGGTTCGACATCCGTCCCTTCCCCCTGGAACTGATCAACGACATGGCCACACCCAAGCTGATCCTGGACGCGGAGACCCCGGTCGCCGGCGGAACGGAGCCGGAAGCGGGATGGCAGATGTGGCAGGGGCCGGCGCACGACTATCCGGTCACCACCGTTCCGGCGATGGAAGCGGTCGAGGTCGCCAAGGCTCAGGGGCTCGAAGCGAGCTCGGGCTTCGACCGCGCCCTCCGCCGCGCGTTCTTCGGGGAGAGCCGGAACATAGCGATGCGGCACGAGGTCCTCGCTGTCGCCGGCTCCTGCGAGCTGGACGTGGACGCGGTCCGGTACGGGCTCGTCCACGGGACGGCCCGGCCCTACATCGAGGAACAGGTCCCGCTGTGCCGGGGCGAGGCCGTGCAGGGAAGCCCCACCCTCTTCTTCCCGGACGGTGGCCCCCCGGTGCACAACCCCGGGATCGAACTGCACTGGGAGGGCGGCGTCGGTGTCGGGTTCCCGGTGATCGACCGGGACACCCCGGAGATCTACGACTCCCTCCTTCCCCGCGCGCTCGGTTAG
- a CDS encoding NUDIX domain-containing protein, producing the protein MRWTVYSEKPLYTDPWLDLRVADVEITGGRRLQHRLIRSAPGAGAVVMDDQCRVLLEWRHRFITDTWAYEIPIGGVHEGEEPVEAAAREVEEETGWRPGPLRPLLYVQPSPGISDSEHHVFRADSAEYVGAPTEDWEAERIVWLPLACVPDLVARRELVSGTSVNALLYLYSQAAPRG; encoded by the coding sequence ATGCGCTGGACCGTCTACTCCGAGAAGCCGCTGTACACCGACCCGTGGCTGGACCTGCGCGTCGCCGACGTGGAGATCACCGGCGGCCGGCGCCTGCAGCACCGGCTGATCCGGTCGGCCCCCGGCGCGGGTGCGGTCGTCATGGACGACCAATGCCGGGTGCTGTTGGAGTGGCGGCACCGCTTCATCACCGACACCTGGGCCTACGAGATCCCGATCGGCGGGGTGCACGAGGGCGAGGAGCCGGTGGAGGCGGCGGCCCGGGAGGTCGAGGAGGAGACGGGGTGGCGTCCGGGGCCGCTGCGCCCCCTGCTCTACGTCCAGCCGTCCCCCGGGATCAGCGACTCCGAACACCACGTCTTCCGCGCCGACTCCGCCGAGTACGTCGGCGCTCCCACGGAGGACTGGGAAGCCGAGCGGATTGTGTGGCTGCCGCTCGCGTGCGTCCCCGACCTGGTGGCGCGGCGGGAACTCGTGTCGGGGACCTCGGTGAACGCGTTGCTCTACCTGTACTCCCAGGCGGCACCGCGCGGGTAG
- a CDS encoding arsenate reductase ArsC has protein sequence MSDRPSVLFVCVHNAGRSQMAAGFLAHLAGDAVEIRSAGSDPGAAVNPVAVAAMREVGVDISGNAPSPLSAEAVEASDVVITMGCGDACPVFPGKRYLDWAVPDPAGLSLADVRPIRAEIEERVRGLLDELGAAARA, from the coding sequence ATGTCCGACAGACCCAGTGTGCTGTTCGTCTGCGTGCACAACGCCGGACGTTCCCAGATGGCCGCGGGGTTCCTCGCCCACCTCGCCGGGGACGCCGTCGAGATCCGCTCCGCGGGTTCCGATCCGGGCGCGGCGGTCAACCCGGTCGCCGTCGCGGCGATGCGCGAGGTCGGCGTCGACATCTCCGGCAACGCGCCGAGCCCGCTGTCGGCGGAGGCGGTCGAGGCCAGCGACGTCGTCATCACCATGGGGTGCGGCGACGCCTGCCCGGTGTTTCCCGGGAAGCGCTACCTCGACTGGGCGGTACCCGACCCCGCCGGGCTTTCCCTCGCCGACGTGCGTCCGATCCGGGCCGAGATCGAGGAGCGCGTGCGCGGACTGTTGGACGAGCTGGGAGCTGCCGCGCGGGCGTAA
- a CDS encoding VOC family protein: protein MSENVNVVGPDFLTLQVRDLERSRRFYTDIVGFHTVPTKVPNAAVLGSEPIKVALRQATDDLDAVSKVAWGVVIWIKAEDPDKVAAKLAEHDVPIVKPLCDGSCGREFIFEDPDGYRITIYEGQPS from the coding sequence ATGTCGGAGAACGTGAACGTGGTCGGTCCGGACTTCCTCACCCTGCAGGTGCGGGACCTCGAACGGTCCCGCCGGTTCTACACGGACATCGTCGGTTTCCACACGGTCCCGACGAAGGTGCCCAACGCCGCTGTCCTGGGGAGCGAGCCGATCAAGGTGGCTCTGCGCCAGGCTACGGACGATCTCGACGCCGTGTCGAAGGTCGCGTGGGGCGTGGTGATCTGGATCAAGGCGGAGGACCCGGACAAGGTCGCCGCGAAGCTCGCGGAGCACGACGTGCCCATCGTCAAGCCGTTGTGTGACGGCTCCTGCGGGCGCGAGTTCATCTTCGAGGACCCCGACGGGTACCGGATCACGATCTACGAGGGGCAGCCCTCTTAG
- a CDS encoding SAM-dependent methyltransferase: MEDPTPDTGAAGRVDPEVAHNARVWNHWLGGKENYPADRELGDSIRHLYPEIVDNARADRAFLGRAVRYLVAEAGVRRFLDIGTGLPTADNTHEVAQALAPESRVVYVDNDPLVLTHARALLTSSGEGATDYVDADLRDPRRVLRQAARTLDLSRPVALMLLGVVNFLDDDHEARRVLDHLSGELVSGSYLVISHPTDVVAPERAHEVARVWNERGTPAITVRTPEEITALFAGWELVEPGLVSCPLWRPEPASADAVWPVDEYAGVAVKP, from the coding sequence ATGGAGGATCCCACCCCCGACACCGGAGCCGCCGGCCGAGTTGATCCGGAGGTGGCGCACAACGCCCGCGTGTGGAACCACTGGCTCGGCGGGAAGGAGAATTATCCCGCCGACCGGGAGCTGGGAGACAGCATCCGGCACCTCTACCCCGAGATCGTGGACAACGCCCGGGCGGACCGGGCGTTCCTGGGCCGCGCGGTGCGCTACCTCGTGGCGGAGGCCGGTGTGCGCCGGTTCCTGGACATCGGTACCGGGCTGCCCACCGCGGACAATACGCACGAGGTCGCCCAGGCGCTCGCCCCCGAGTCCCGGGTGGTCTACGTGGACAACGACCCGCTGGTCCTCACCCACGCGCGGGCGTTGCTCACCAGCAGTGGGGAGGGCGCCACCGACTACGTCGACGCGGACCTGCGCGACCCGCGGCGGGTGCTGCGACAGGCCGCGCGCACCCTGGACCTTTCGCGACCGGTGGCGCTGATGCTGCTGGGGGTGGTCAACTTCCTGGACGACGACCACGAGGCGCGCCGGGTGCTCGACCACCTGTCCGGAGAGCTCGTCTCCGGGAGCTACCTGGTGATCTCGCACCCCACGGACGTGGTCGCTCCGGAGCGCGCTCACGAGGTGGCGCGCGTGTGGAACGAGCGGGGAACCCCCGCCATCACGGTGCGCACCCCCGAGGAGATCACCGCCTTGTTCGCCGGCTGGGAGCTGGTGGAGCCGGGGCTCGTGTCCTGCCCGCTGTGGCGTCCCGAACCGGCCTCGGCGGACGCCGTCTGGCCAGTGGACGAGTACGCCGGCGTGGCGGTCAAACCCTGA
- a CDS encoding ArsR/SmtB family transcription factor: MGSVLDASLDGAVVKLLGDPLRVRIVRLLATERMCTCHLIEETGARQPTVSHHLRVLREAGFVAAEPHGRFTYYRLRASALRELASVLTGLAEAAETAEVTRRPCE; encoded by the coding sequence ATGGGGTCGGTGCTGGACGCGTCGCTCGACGGCGCCGTGGTGAAGCTGCTGGGTGATCCGCTGCGCGTTCGCATCGTGCGGCTGCTGGCCACCGAGCGGATGTGCACCTGCCACCTGATCGAGGAGACGGGCGCGCGCCAACCCACCGTCAGCCACCACCTGCGTGTGCTGCGCGAGGCGGGGTTCGTCGCTGCGGAACCGCACGGGCGCTTCACCTACTACCGGCTGCGCGCCTCAGCGCTGCGGGAGCTCGCGAGTGTCCTCACCGGCCTGGCCGAGGCGGCCGAGACGGCGGAGGTGACTCGCCGCCCCTGCGAGTAG
- a CDS encoding methyltransferase, with product MTANDSSAAPSPMPLMQLATSFWSFKTLAAAHELGLFSHLSGTDGVTSEELSRQWRLHPRPVEMLLTGCASLGLLEKVDGRYRNSAMSEHYLVPGGERHFGGLVSMFDQRLYAGWDQLTRAVRTNRPTTWDPDKERSLFESADPQLLDMFWEAMHAMSSLTARTLGESVDLGRFRKLLDVGGGSGAFDIELCRQYPQLRASVYDLDFVTDMAKRYVAETDVADRVAAAPGDFFADGEFPGGHDLHLFSMVMHDWTEERNRELLRKSFASLESGGAVLLCELLVNDEKTGPAPAALMSLNKLVETEGRNYTSAEYFDWLTDAGFRDPRVEYFDAVGANGVVIARKP from the coding sequence ATGACCGCGAACGACTCGTCCGCCGCCCCGTCGCCGATGCCGCTCATGCAGCTCGCCACGAGCTTCTGGTCGTTCAAGACGCTGGCGGCCGCCCACGAACTCGGACTGTTCTCCCACCTCTCGGGAACCGACGGCGTCACCAGCGAGGAACTGTCCCGACAGTGGCGGCTCCACCCCCGGCCCGTGGAGATGCTGCTCACCGGCTGCGCCTCCCTGGGGCTTCTGGAGAAGGTCGACGGCCGCTACCGCAACAGCGCCATGAGCGAGCACTACCTCGTCCCCGGCGGGGAACGCCACTTCGGCGGTCTCGTCTCGATGTTCGACCAGCGCCTGTACGCGGGGTGGGACCAGCTCACCCGGGCCGTACGGACGAACCGCCCCACCACCTGGGACCCGGACAAGGAACGTTCCCTGTTCGAGAGCGCCGACCCGCAACTGCTCGACATGTTCTGGGAGGCCATGCACGCCATGTCGAGCCTGACGGCCCGCACCCTGGGCGAGTCCGTCGACCTCGGCCGGTTCCGGAAACTGCTGGATGTCGGCGGTGGTTCCGGGGCCTTCGACATCGAACTGTGCCGTCAGTACCCCCAGCTGCGGGCGAGCGTCTACGACCTGGACTTCGTCACCGACATGGCGAAGAGGTACGTGGCCGAGACGGATGTCGCGGACCGGGTCGCGGCGGCCCCGGGCGACTTCTTCGCGGACGGGGAGTTCCCCGGCGGGCACGACCTGCACCTGTTCTCCATGGTGATGCACGACTGGACCGAGGAACGCAACCGTGAGCTGCTGCGCAAGTCCTTCGCGTCGCTGGAGAGCGGCGGTGCGGTCCTGCTGTGCGAACTCCTCGTCAACGACGAGAAGACGGGTCCGGCCCCCGCGGCTCTGATGAGCCTGAACAAGCTGGTCGAGACCGAGGGGCGCAACTACACCAGCGCCGAGTACTTCGACTGGCTCACCGACGCCGGCTTCCGCGATCCCCGCGTGGAGTACTTCGACGCCGTCGGCGCGAACGGGGTGGTCATCGCCCGCAAACCGTGA
- a CDS encoding TetR/AcrR family transcriptional regulator has protein sequence MGTRRGPNDPHRRDRIIAATQTVVAERGVAGLTHRAVAKRAGVPLGSTTYYFATLEELLHAALERAAQRYTTLLREWAARFDTTPGPAELADALTDLIADFLGPDREQNIVECELYVAALRRPALREVANRYTTATIEVLSGFTTPARAAALSAALDGLVLHGLTAPESLSRADIATVVEAILLPG, from the coding sequence ATGGGAACACGCCGGGGACCCAACGACCCGCACCGGCGGGACCGCATCATCGCCGCCACGCAGACGGTGGTCGCCGAACGCGGCGTCGCCGGGCTGACCCACCGCGCGGTCGCGAAGCGGGCGGGGGTCCCGCTCGGCTCGACCACTTACTACTTCGCCACCCTGGAGGAACTACTCCACGCCGCGCTGGAGCGGGCGGCCCAGCGCTACACGACGCTGTTACGGGAGTGGGCCGCCCGGTTCGACACCACCCCCGGGCCGGCGGAGCTGGCCGACGCGCTCACCGACCTCATCGCCGACTTCCTCGGCCCGGACCGGGAGCAGAACATCGTGGAGTGCGAGCTGTACGTGGCGGCGCTGCGGCGCCCCGCGCTACGGGAGGTGGCGAACAGGTACACCACCGCCACCATCGAGGTGCTGTCCGGGTTCACCACACCGGCCCGGGCGGCCGCGCTCAGCGCCGCGCTGGACGGGCTGGTCCTGCACGGCCTCACCGCGCCGGAGTCGCTGAGCCGTGCGGACATCGCCACCGTGGTGGAGGCGATCCTCCTCCCCGGGTGA